ACGGCGTCACGGTCGACGTCGTCGCGGTCGGCGACTGCGACTACGACGAGTCCGCCCGCCCGATCGTCCAGGCGGCCCGGGAGGCGACGACCAACGCCGCCAAGCACGCCGGTGTCCCGCGCGTCGACGTCTACGCCGAGATCACCCCCGCCGGCATCGACGTCTTCGTCCGCGACCGGGGCGCGGGCTTCGACCCGGACGCCACCCCGGAGGACCGCCTCGGCGTACGACGCAGCATCATCGACCGCATGGAGCGCCACGGCGGGCGGGCCGAGATCAGGTCCGCGCCCGGCGAGGGCACCGAGGTGCGGCTGCACATCGACCACACCCCGGAACCGTCGAAGCAGAAGGAGAACCATGAGTGACCCGGTGCGCGTGGTCGTCGTCGACGACCACGCCATGTTCCGCCGCGGCGTCAGCGCCGAGCTCGCTGCCACGGGCACCGGCCGGGTCGAGGTCGTGGCCGAGGCCGCCGACGTCGACGAGGCCGTCGCCGCGGTCGTCGCGCACCGGCCCGACGTCGTGCTGCTCGACGTGCACCTGCCCGGCGGCGGCGGCGTCGAGGTGATCCGCCGGGTCAAGGACGGCGACGTCCGGTTCCTCGCGCTCTCCGTCTCCGACGCGGCCGAGGACGTCATCGGCACCGTCCGCGGCGGTGCGCGCGGGTACGTCACCAAGACGATCACCGGGCCCGAGCTGGTCGACGCGATCACCCGCGTCTCCGAGGGCGACGCGGTGTTCTCGCCGCGGCTGGCGGGCTTCGTGCTCGACGCCTTCGCCGGTGCCGGCCTCTCCGCCGACCTCGCGAGCGTCGACGAGGACCTCGACCGGCTCACCGAGCGCGAGCGCGAGGTGATGCGCCTGATCGCCCGCGGCTACTCCTACAAGGAGGTCGCCAAGGAGCTGTTCATCTCGATCAAGACCGTCGAGACCCACATGTCGTCGGTGCTGCGCAAGCTCCAGCTCTCCTCGCGCCACGAGCTGACCCGCTGGGCCTCGGACCGGCGGCTGCTGTGAGGCCGGTCGCCGCGCTGCTCGCGGCGACCCTGCTGCTCGCCGGCTGCTCCGGAGGTACGACGGCCGCACCCGTCCCGCCCTCGTCGGGCCAGGTCGCTCCCTCCGGGACCGACCCGAGCGCGTCCCCGACCGCCTCGCCGGGCTCCGGTCCGGCGTACTCCACCTGGCGGCTCGGTGCCCACGTCCTGCCCCGCACCGCCCAGGGGTTCGGCGAGATCCGGCCGACCCCGAAGGCGCTGCGGGTGCGCCGCTACCCGACGACCGACCTGCTCCCGCCGCCCGCCGACGGGCGGTTCCACTCCAGCGTCGGCCCGGTCACCGACGCCCTCCGCGAGCGGATGGGGGAGACCTGGTCGCCCGCGTGCCCGGTCGCACTGGCCGACCTGGCCTACGTCAACGTCTCCTTCCGCGGGTTCGACGGCCTGGCCCACACCGGCGAGCTGGTGCTCGCGGCGTCGGTGGCCGACGACGTGGTGTCCGTGTACCGCGCCCTGTTCGCGGCCGGCTACCCGATCGAGGAGATGCGGCTGCCGACGACCGCCGACCTCGAGGCGCCGCCGACCGGCGACGGCAACGACACCGCTGCGCTCGTGTGCCGGGCGGCGCGCGGGCAGACGTCGTGGTCGGCGCACGCGTACGGCCTCGCGATCGACGTCAACCCGTTCCTCAACCCCTACCGCAAGGGCGACGTGGTGCTGCCCGAGCGCGCGTCGGCGTACCTCGACCGGACCCGGACCCAGCCCGGCATCATCCACCCCGGCGACCTCGTCGTCCGGGAGTTCGCGCGGATCGGCTGGACGTGGGGTGGCTCGTGGAGCTCGCTGAAGGACTACCAGCACTTCACGGCGACCGGTCGCTGAGACCGGCCCCCCGGCTGGATAGGGTGCGGGACATGGAGACCCTGCGCCTGATCCTGCTCATCCTCCACATCCTGGGCTTCTCGGCCCTGATCGGTGGGCTGCTGGCGCAGGCCGGCCCCGGCGACAAGAAGGTCACCGGCGTCATGCGCGACGGCATCGGCACGGCGTTCCTCGCCGGCCTGCTGCTCGTCGGCGTCCTCGAGGGCGGCGACGACCCCGTCAACCACGCCAAGGTCGCCGTCAAGCTCACCATCGGCCTGGTGCTGCTCGTGCTCGTGATGGCCAACATGCGCAAGGCGAAGATCCCCAACGGGCTGTGGGCCGGGCTCCTCGTCCTCGCCGTCGCCGAGGTCTGCATCGCCGTCCTCTGGTCGCCCGTCCACAGCAGCTGATCCGGCTCGGGCGAGGCGCTGTAACACGTTGTTGGCTGCTGTAGCGGGCTCGTGTCGGCTGTAACACGTCGTCCGCTGCTGTAGCGGACCCGTGTCGTGTGTTCAGGACCCGTACAGCGCCGGTTCAGCGACGTCTTGGGTCGCATAGAGCCGCGAACCACGTGTTACATGCCGCCGTAGCGACGACGCTGCCAAAGCCGTCGTCCAGGGTCGGCCGGACTCAGGCCGCCCAGCGATCCCAGCCCATGAGGCGGTAGCCGGGCCGGTGGAGCCGCGGCCGCGGTCGCGGGCCCCGAGGCCGGTACGGCGCGAGGTCGGCCACGCCGGTGCCGAATCGCTCGCAGGTGGCCAGGTACTCCCTCAGCATTCTCGACCGACCCTGCTCGACTCCCGGTCCCCAGACGTCGGCCCAGGCCACCCGGCAGACCCCCAGCTTGAACCCGGTGACGAAGTCCTGGCGCCCCTTCTCGGACCACAGGACCTCGGTCGGCGGGCGTTCGGCGTACCCGCCCTCGACGGGGGCGAGGATCTTGACCTTGCCGTCGAACTCGTAGATCTGCCGCCCGAGCCGGAGATCGCACCACACCGTGCGGCCATCGGCGGTGAGACCGAACTGGACCTCCGGGACCCCGAATCCGAGACTCTCCACCAGGTCTCGCAACAGCGTCTCGCCGATGGAGTCGGTGTCGGGCGAGGCGGATGCGATGACGTCGGCGATCACGGTCGAGTGCGGCCAGCAGTACATCTGCCGCGCCACCGCCAGCAGCTCGGTGCGAGTGACGCCCATCCTCATGGCCGAGTCGACGGCGACCAGACCGTGCAAGTAGCCATGCTCGCGGGCGATGTCGAGCGCGGTGCGCGCCAGCCCGAGCATCGGCATGCCGCCGACTCGGCACGTCTGCTCCGGTGGGTACGGCGCGAGGTGGTGCGCGATCCCGTGACGCCGGTGTGTGCCGACCAGACCGGGATGGGTGAGGTGGGAGGTGGGCTCCGGCTCCCGCAGGACGGGCAGCTCGAGCGGGTAGGCAGCCGAGTGGTGGCTCAGCAGGTGCGGATCTCGTACGCGCAGGCTAGCTGCCCGATCAGCGAGCATGCGCTGCTCCGCGTGGGTGGTCAGCGAGTCGACGTACGCTCGCTCCCCATAGACCCCGCGCCGGACGGCCACCCAGGTGCCGGTCCTCACGAGGCGGTCGATCTGCTCGCGCGACATGCCGGCGCTGATGGCCTGCGCGCGAGTGACCAGGCCCCATTGCGTGCTCATCACGGCGATGACTCGGCTGTTCATGGCGAGAACCTTCCGACGGCAGGGCCGCCACCGCCGCCGCCGTTCCTGCCTGCTGTGGACGGGCGGGTCCCTGCGCGTGCCGGTGGAGAACGGACGGCCTTCGGTGGTGCGCAGGAGGCCGATGGGATCGCGATGCCGGCGGGTGGAGTCGAGAGCGGAGCGCGGGCTTGTAACACGTAGTTCGCCGGCCTGGCGGGCCCGTACCGGCTGTACCGGGCCCGTGCGAACCACCTTCGGCGAGGTCACAGGCCCGGTAGTTCCGCGAACCACGTGTTACATCCGACTCGGGTCGCCCAGAGCCGCGAACCACGTGTTACAGCGCGGCGGCGCGCCCCGGACCCGACCACGACGTACGACACGTCGGCGGGGCGCCGTAGGCTGGTCGGAGCATGACTGAGACCACCGCCGCGCCGTCCGCACTCACCGCCGAGTCCCTGCTCGAGGGGCTCAACGAACCGCAACGCGCGGCCGTCAAGCACGAGGGCTCACCGCTGCTCGTGGTCGCCGGCGCGGGCTCGGGGAAGACCCGGGTGCTGACCCGGCGGATCGCCTGGACGATCGCCGTCCGCAAGGCGCACCCGGGCTCGATCCTCGCGATCACCTTCACCAACAAGGCCGCCGCCGAGATGAAGGAGCGGGTCGCCGACCTGATCGGCAACCGCGCCCGGATCATGTGGGTGAGCACCTTCCACTCCGCCTGCGTGCGGATCCTGCGCAAGGAGGTCGAGCACCTCGGCTACGAGCGGCTGAAGTCGAACTTCTCGATCTACGACACCCAGGACCAGAAGCGGCTCATCCAGCTGGTCTGCAGCGACCTCGAGCTCGACCCGCGCCGCTACCAGCCGGGTCCGGTGCTGCACTGGATCAGCAACCAGAAGAACGAGCTGCGCGATCCCGACGAGGTCGCGGCCGAGGCCCGCAACTCGATCGACGAGACGTACGCCGCGGCGTACAAGTCCTACCAGCGGCGCCTGCGCGAGGCGAACGCCATGGACTTCGACGACCTGATCATGGAGACGGTCCGGCTGTTCCAGCTCAAGCCGGAGATCCGCGAGACCTACCGGCGCCGGTTCCGGCACATCCTGGTCGACGAGTACCAGGACACCAACCACGCCCAGTACGCCCTCATCCACCAGCTCTGCGGCCAGGACCTCGAGGAGCACGACCCGACCACCCTCGACGGCCTGCCCGCCCACCGGGTGGCGCCCTCCGAACTCATGGTCGTCGGTGACGCGGACCAGTCGATCTACGCCTTCCGGGGTGCCGACATCCGCAACATCATGGACTTCGAGAAGGACTTCCCCGACGCGGAGACGGTCCTGCTCGAGCAGAACTACCGCTCCACGCAGACCATCCTCACCGCCGCCAACGCGGTCATCGAGCGCAACGAGGGCCGCAAGCCCAAGCGGCTGTGGTCCGACGCCGGCGACGGCGAGAAGATCGTCGGGTACGTCGCCGACGACGAGCACGACGAGGCCCGGTTCGTCTCCGGCGAGATCGACAAGCTCACCGACGGCGGCCTGCGTCCCTCCGACGTCGCGGTGTTCTACCGCACCAACGCGCAGTCCCGCGTGTTCGAGGAGATCTTCGTCCGCACCGGGATGCCCTACAAGGTCGTCGGCGGGACCCGCTTCTACGACCGCAAGGAGATCCGCGACGCGCTCGCCTACCTCCGCGTGCTGGTCAACCCCGACGACCAGGTCTCGCTGCGCCGCATCGTCAACACCCCGCGTCGCGGCATCGGCCAGCGTGCCGAGGCCGCGATCGGTGCCTTCGCCGAGCGGGAGCGGATCACCTACTGGGAGGCGCTGCAGCGCGCCGACGAGGCCCCCGGCCTGGCCACGCGCAGCCAGACCAGCATCGAGTCCTTCGTGAAGATGCTGCAGGAGCTGCAGCAGATGGTCGAGGCCCGGGAGCGGCCCGACGTGATCCTCGAGACCGTGCTCGACCGGTCCGGCTACCTCGTCAGCCTCGAGAACTCCGACGACATGCAGGACGAGACCCGGCTCGAGTACCTCGCCGAGCTCGTCGCCGTCGCCCGCGAGTTCGCCGAGGACCCGGTCGCCGGCCCCTCCGCCGACCCCGCCGACGTCGACGCCGGCATCCTCGAGCCCGGCCTGGGCGACTTCCTGGAGCGGGTGGCGCTGGTCGCCGACGCCGACCAGATCCCCGACGCGCCTGACGACGACCCGGACGCTCCCGAGGACCAGGGCGTGGTCACGCTGATGACCCTGCACACCGCCAAGGGCCTGGAGTTCCCGGTCGTCTTCCTCACCGGCATGGAGGACGGCGTCTTCCCGCACTCACGCGCCCTCGGCGACCGCCCGGAGCTGGAGGAGGAGCGGCGCCTGGCGTACGTCGGCATCACCCGCGCCCGCCAGCGGCTCTACGTCTCCCGTGCCATGGTCCGCTCCGCCTGGGGCGCCCCCGCCATGAACCCCGGCTCCCGCTTCCTCGGCGAGCTCCCGATCGACCTCGTCGACTGGCGCCGCACGGAGGCCGACCAGACCCGCTGGTCGCGGCCGTCGTACGACTCCGCTCGCTCGGGCGGTTCCGACGACTACGCCGGCAACCGCTTCGGTACGCCGACCGCCGCAGGCCGCCGCAACTTCAGCTCCGCCGCCGCCCGCGCCGACGCCGCCGCCAAGTCCAAGCCGGCCCGCCCGATCCCCGTCCTCGCGCCCGGCGACAAGGTCACCCACGACTCGTTCGGTCTCGGCACGGTCGTGTCGGTCGAGGGGGTCGCGGAGAAGTCGGTCGCGTCGATCGACTTCGGCTCCGACGGCGTCAAGCGGCTGCTGCTGCGCTACGCGCCGGTGGAGAAGCTCTGACCGCTGCCGGAACTGTGGCCGGGCGTGAGAGTGCCCCGGTCGGGGCGTCTCGATACGCCCTCGCCCAGGGGCTCGGGCTGCTCGACGACCTCGGCGTCAGGGGGTGACGCCGTGCTGCCGCAGCGCGGCGTCCGGGTCGACCGGGTCGCCGCCGCCGGGGCGGACCTCGAGGTGCAGGTGCGGGCCGGTGACGTGGCCGGTGCTGCCGACGTACCCGATGACCTCGCCCGCCCGGACGGTATCGCCGGCGGAGACGTTGAAGGAGGTCTGGTGGCAGAACCAGAGCTCGGTGCCGTCCTCGAGGGTGATGACGGTCTTGTTGCCGTAGGCGCCGTCGAAGCCGGCGGAGGTGACCGTGCCGTTGGCGACGGCGCGGATCGGGGTGCCCGGAGGCGCCGCGAAGTCGAGGCCGGTGTGGTAGTTGGACCAGAGGCCGTACTCGCCGAAGGTCGCGGTCAGGCGGTAGCTGTCGAGCGGCAGCACCCACTTGTTGAGCGCGATCTCGGTGGCTTCCTTCTGGGCCTTGGCGGTCAGGTCGCTGAGCGCGGTGGTGCGCTCGGCGGCAGACCGCTCGGCCTCCTTGACCAGGTCCGAGCCGGCACCCTGGGCGAGGGCGTCGCGGTCGGAGTCGCGGCTCACGGTGGCGGTGCGGGTGCCGACCGCGGAGGAGCCGAACGAGCCGGTCAGGGCGTTGGGGGAGGTGGCCCGGTCTCCGGCGGAGGCCAGCTGGGGGTCGGCGGAGGTGACGACGCCGCCGACCGCGATGGCGATCGTGGCGACACCGACGGCGACGGGCAGCGTCGGCAGGCCGCGGAACAGCGGGCCGGGCGAGCCGGCGTGCTTGACCGCGCGGCGCTTGCCGGCCGGCTGGACCGCCCGCAGCGTGGTCGAGGAGTCCGAGAGCGAGTCGGCGAGCGGGATGTCACGCAGCGCGGGCAGCTCGACGGTCGGCATCCGGTCCAGGGAGCGGACCGGGGTCACGGCCTCGGCGGCGAGGGTCGGCTCGACGACGGCCTCGACCGCCGGCGTGACCACGGGCTTGGCGACCGGGACGACCGGGACGATGGTCGCGAGCGGCTCGGCGGGGACGGCGGGCCGGGCGACGCGCTTGCCGACGTACGTCGACGGGGTCTCCTCGGTCGCGACCCGGTGGGCCACGCGCTTGCCGACGTACGACGATCCGGCAGAAGGGGAGCCGAGAGGCGATTCCGGGCGCGGCGCGTTGTGGTCCGCTCGGTGGTTACCCATCGACTGCTGACTCCTTGGGGGACGATCGTGCAGGCGCGTTCCGCCCTTTGTGCCCGGCTGCTGGCGCCCCGAGTGACGGCTCCGGCCGAGGTGGCCGTCTGGTGACAGCCGGGTGAAACGTGCGTGCCGACCCTAACCGATGCCGGCACGGCCCCGAAATCGTAGGTCCCGCTCCTGGGGACAGTCAGGCGAACGTCGAAACCCGCCGTCGGCGTGAGCCCTGTCACGTCGGGTCCAGCCAGCGGCTCCCGGACTCGTCCTACTGGTGGGTCAGGACTATCGTGCCCGGGGGTGTGCCGCTGTGCGCACCGAACCTCTGACCAAGACGTGAGGACGTATCAGTGGACCTGATGGAGTACCAAGCGAAGGAGCTCTTCGCGAAGCACGGAGTGGCCACCACCCTCGGCACGGTCGTCGAGACCGCCGAGGAGGCGCGGGCCGCGGCCGAGCAGATCGGCGGCGTGACCGTCATCAAGGCGCAGGTCAAGGCCGGTGGCCGTGGCAAGGCCGGTGGTGTCAAGCTCGCGAAGACGCCGGACGAGGCCTTCGAGCACGCGTCCAACATCCTCGGCATGGAGATCAAGGGCCTCACGGTCAACCGCGTCCTGGTGACGCCGGCGACCCCGCCGGAGGAGGAGTACTACTTCTCCTTCCTGCTGGACCGCTCCAACCGCCAGTACCTCTGCATCGCGTCCGTCGAGGGTGGTGTCGAGATCGAGGAGGTCGCGAAGACCAACCCCGACGCCGTCAAGAAGATCGGCATCGACCCGGGCAAGGGCGTCGACGCGGCCAAGGCCCGCGAGATCGCGACCGAGGCGAAGTTCCCCGAGCCCGTCTTCGAGCAGGCCGTGAAGATGATCGAGGACCTCTACAAGGTCTTCGTCGAGGAGGACGCCACCCTCGTCGAGGTCAACCCGCTGGCCCGCCTGGCCGGCGACAAGCTCGAGGCCCTCGACGGCAAGGTGTCGCTCGACGACAACGCCTCCGAGGTCCGCCACCCCGACCACGAGGAGTTCGAGATCCGGGAGGAGGCCGACCCGCTCGAGGCGAAGGCCAAGGACCTCGGTCTCAACTACGTCAAGCTCGACGGCCAGGTCGGCATCATCGGCAACGGCGCCGGTCTGGTCATGAGCACCCTCGACGTCGTCGCGTACGCCGGCGAGAACCACGGCGGCGTGAAGCCGGCCAACTTCCTCGACATCGGCGGCGGCGCCAACGCGCAGGTCATGGCCAACGGTCTCGACGTCATCTTGAACGACGAGCAGGTCAAGTCGGTCTTCGTGAACGTCTTCGGCGGCATCACCGCGTGCGACGAGGTCGCCAACGGCATCAAGGGCGCCCTCGAGCTCCTCGGTGACAAGGCCACCAAGCCGCTGGTCGTCCGCCTCGACGGCAACAACGTCGAGCAGGGTCGCGCGATCCTCAACGAGCTGAACCACCCGCTCGTGACGCAGGTCGACACCATGGACGGCGCGGCCGACAAGGCCGCCGAGCTGGCGAACGCCTGAGATAGAGAGCAGGGAACATGAGCATCTACCTCAACAAGGACAGCAAGATCATCGTCCAGGGCATCACGGGCGGCATGGGTGCCAAGCACACCGCCCTCATGCTCGACTCGGGCGCGACGATCGTCGGTGGCGTCAACGCGCGCAAGGCCGGCACGACCGTCACCCACAAGGACCACGACGGCAACGACGTGGAGCTGCCGGTCTTCGGCACGGTCGCGGAGGCCATGAAGGAGACCGGCGCCAACGTGTCGGTCCTCTTCGTCCCGCCGGCGTTCACCAAGGACGCCGCGATCGAGGCCATCGACGCCGAGATGCCGCTGATCGTGGTCATCACCGAGGGCGTCCCGGTCCAGGACACGGCCGAGGTCTGGTCCTACCTGCAGGGCAAGTCCACCCGGATGATCGGCCCCAACTGCCCCGGCATCATCACCCCGGGCGAGTCGCTGGCCGGCATCACGCCGCACACCATCGCGGGCAAGGGCCCGGTCGGTCTCGTCTCCAAGTCGGGCACGCTGACCTACCAGATGATGTACGAGCTGCGTGACTTCGGCTTCTCGACCGCCATCGGCATCGGCGGCGACCCGATCGTCGGCACCACGCACATCGACGCGCTCCAGGCCTTCGAGGAGGACCCGGAGACCAAGGTGATCGTGATGATCGGCGAGATCGGCGGCGACGCCGAGGAGCGGGCCGCGGACTACATCAAGGCCAACATCACCAAGCCGGTCGTCGGCTACGTCGCGGGCTTCACCGCTCCCGAGGGCAAGACCATGGGCCACGCCGGCGCCATCGTGTCGGGCTCCGCGGGCACCGCCCAGGCGAAGAAGGACGCGCTCGAGGCCGTCGGCGTCAAGGTCGGCAAGACGCCGTCCGAGACCGCCGCGCTGGCTCGGGAGATCCTGCAGTCGCTCTGATCCGAGCATGACGAAGGCCCGCCACCCCCTCGGGGGCGGCGGGCCTTCGTGTGTCGTGCGCGGACTCAGGGGATCGGGCCCCCGCCGGAGTGGGGCGCCCGCCAGGTGGAGGCATCGGCCTTGCTCGCCTCGTGGGCCCGCTCGATCGCCGCGGCCTGCTGGCCGTGCCGGTTCGCCCAGGTCCACAGGGCGGTGGCGATCACGACGACGGCGATGGCGAGGATCCAGTACATGAGCCGATGATGCGCCTCGACTCAGCTTTCGGCAAGCCTTCTCGCGGCGCTCGGCAGCATCCGCTCGACCAGTGTGCCGCCGACGAAGTCGTGGTCCTGGCCCACCGCATCTGCCCCGGGTGGGCGAGGTCGCCGTTGCCGTCGAGGTCCTCGTCGCCGAGGTGGAGCGGGATCAGCAGCCGGCGTCGGTGAAGGCGCACATCGCGTCGACTACCGGTGCTGCGTCGTCGGAGATCGCCTCGACGACCTCCTGCTCGCGGCCCTGCGGGTTGCCCGCGTGGCCGCCGCGGTTCTCGATGAGGACGGCCCGGCCGACCCGCACGACGAGGGTCGTGTCGCCGAACGGCGTGGGGCCGCCGGTCGCCTGCTGCCAGCCCAGGACGGCGAACGCCTCGTCGCCGGCGTCGACGTCGCGGACCTCCCAGCGGGGGACGGTGCCGTCCTGGTCGGCCGGTCCCTCGGGACAGGCCTCGAAGACAGCGGCGATCGCGGCCGTGGCCTCGGCGGCGGCGTCCTCGCTCGGGTAGGTGGTGACCTGACGGAAGCGGACGTCCTCGACGTCCACCCACTCGGCAAGGAGCCGGTCGGAGCGGCGCGGCTCGGTCGCCGAGGTGTCGCAGGCGACCAGGGCGATCGGGTCCAGGCCGCGCATCGGCCCGGTCAGCGGCTGGTCGGTCTCGTTGCCCGTGGCCGGCCACCCGGAGGCGAGCGGGAAGTCGTCGGCGATCCGGGTCCCGGGCGCGGCCGCCGGGTCGGTGGGCTCGTTCGCGCCCGGCTGGAGCCGGTCGGCGGCGATCGGGACCATCCGCTCGACCGGCGTGCCGTCGGTGAAGTCGTAGTCCTGCCCGATGACGGTGGAGCCGAGCACCGCGATCCGGGAGCCGACCCGGACCAGGCCGGTCTCGGCGATGAACGCCAGGTCGCCGCTGTCGTCGAGCGACGACGGCACCGGCCCGTAGTGGGCGTCGATGACCTGGGCCTCGCTGTCCTCGAGCCCGGTGTCGACCGGCCGCGGGTCGAAGGAGGTGTAGTCGGGACTCTCGGTGGCGGCGACCTGGTCCGAGCAGTCCCGCACCCAGTCGGCGATGGTGTCGTAGGCGGCCGCCGCGCTCGCGGCGTCGGGGAACTGCGCGATCGCCTCCCCGAAGTGGTCCCCGGTGATCTCGACCGACGGGTCCTGGGTGTTCCGCAGCTCGAAGTCGCGCTGGAACACCGCCGTCGCGCCGAGGCCGGTCAGGCTCTCGCGGGCGCACAGGTGGAACCCGCCCTGGCCGTCGCCCTCGGACGTGGTGGTGGCGAACCAGTCCTCGACGCCGTTGTAGACGGTGTCGTCGTCGGTGAGCAGGTCGTGCTGGCTCAGCGGGCCGCTGCGGGCCGGGTCCTTGGTGGCCAGGTCCTTGTCGGGACCCTGGTTGCCCGTGAGCAGCAGGACCGGCGCGGTGACGGTGGCGACGGCGAGGGCAGCGCCGCCCGCCACGAGGGCCGTACGACGCCGGCGGATCCGGTCGCCGCGGCGACGTACGTCGGCAGCAGAGAGCGGCATGTCTCCTCCTGCGCGGCCGAGCTCGGCCCCGAACCGGGTGAGCTCCTCGATGGGGTCGTGATCAGGCACGGGTCGCACCTCCTCCCGCCAGGCCGGGCTCGTCGGCGAGCAGGGCGGCGAGCGCCGCCCGGCCGCGACTGAGCCGCGCCTTGATGGTTCCCTCGGGTACGCCGACCTCGGCCGCGACCTGCTGGACCGGGAGGTCGGCGATGTGGTGGAGGACCAGCGCCTGGCGCTGGGCCTCGGGAAGCTGGCGCAGCGCGGCGACGAGGGCCACGTGGGACTCGTCGACGGCGCCCGTCGTGCCGACGGGCTGCAGGGCCCGGTCGGGGGAGCGCTCGCCACGCTTGCGGCGACGCCAGCGGCTCACGGCGAGCCGGTGGGCCGTCGTGCGCACCCACGCCTCGGGGTACTCGGCGCGGTCCAGCTTGCGGCGGTGTGCCCAGGCGCGGGCGAACGCCTCCTGGGTGCAGTCGGTGGCCTCGTCGAGGTCACCGATCATGGCGTAGACCTGTCCGGTCACCCGGCGGAACGAGGTCGCGTAGAACTCGTCGAACTCGGCTGCGTCCACGTCGACCTCCTCTCGTCCACCGCGATCGCGGATCTGTCGAGATGGATACGCCCGAGCCCGGGAGCCGGTTGCGTGGCTCCCGGAACTTTTCTACGGAGCGTAGGGAGTCGTTCGCGCCAGCCGCTCCAGGGCGCGCTGGGCGAGCGCGACGAAGTCCTCGTTGGCCATGCTGGCCTTGGGGGCGGCGACGTAGGCGAGGACGGACACGGCGGTGCCCTGGCGGAGCACCGCGACGTCGTACTCGATCGTGCGGTCGCCGGGCAGTGCGGTGCTCAGGTGCCAGGCGGACAGCGCCTGCGGGCCCTTGCCCGAGGTGAGCAGCTCCTGGACCTCGGTGCCGGCGGTCGCGTCGAGGTCGGGGCAGGCGGTCATCTGCTCGCGGAAACGGGTCACGAACGCGCCCGCGGCGCCGGACGGCAAGGTGCCCACGGTCTGGGTGAGGCCGACCTGCGGCGGCAGCTTGGCGCCGCTGAACACGAAGGTGCGGAACTCGTTGGCCTTGATCTCCTGGTCGCGGAAGGTGCCGTAGAGGTGCACGGTGTCGCAGCCGATCGCGCCCGCGTCGATCCGGTCCTCGGTGAGCTTGGCGGCCGGCGTGCCGACCCAGGGGCCGGGGTCCGGGGTGATCGGCGGCAGGTCGATCTCGGAGAGCATCCAGCTCGTCGTGGCGGTGGGGTACGGCGTGCGCGGGACCGGGCTCGGGTCCGGCGTCGCACAGGCGCCGGCGTCGGGCAGCGCACAGATCCGGGTGACCGCCGTCGCCAGCAGCCGGGCCATGCCGGCACCGTTGGCCTTCGCCGGGGGCATCGTGGTGGCCAGCGAGGTGACCGTGGTGAACAGGCCGGTGC
This genomic interval from Nocardioides kongjuensis contains the following:
- the sucD gene encoding succinate--CoA ligase subunit alpha is translated as MSIYLNKDSKIIVQGITGGMGAKHTALMLDSGATIVGGVNARKAGTTVTHKDHDGNDVELPVFGTVAEAMKETGANVSVLFVPPAFTKDAAIEAIDAEMPLIVVITEGVPVQDTAEVWSYLQGKSTRMIGPNCPGIITPGESLAGITPHTIAGKGPVGLVSKSGTLTYQMMYELRDFGFSTAIGIGGDPIVGTTHIDALQAFEEDPETKVIVMIGEIGGDAEERAADYIKANITKPVVGYVAGFTAPEGKTMGHAGAIVSGSAGTAQAKKDALEAVGVKVGKTPSETAALAREILQSL
- a CDS encoding SigE family RNA polymerase sigma factor — its product is MDAAEFDEFYATSFRRVTGQVYAMIGDLDEATDCTQEAFARAWAHRRKLDRAEYPEAWVRTTAHRLAVSRWRRRKRGERSPDRALQPVGTTGAVDESHVALVAALRQLPEAQRQALVLHHIADLPVQQVAAEVGVPEGTIKARLSRGRAALAALLADEPGLAGGGATRA